A portion of the Thermoplasmata archaeon genome contains these proteins:
- a CDS encoding tyrosine--tRNA ligase produces MNVDEKLALVTRNAEELVTEEELRALLTEKEEPTAYIGFEPSGTVHLGWVLVAQKIRDLCDAGFKVTIFWADWHAYINDKLGGNLENIRTCARYMQDCFIALGVPQDKVVFKYASELCSEIEYWEKVIKVAKVTSLSRVKRAMTIMGRSEDEAEVDASKVLYPILQATDIFFLNCDVAYAGIDQRRAHMLARDAADKLGWKKPIALHTPLLPGLKGGNRMDPIENKMSKSKPEGNITIHDTKEDIAKKMKKAYCPMDKLDAEGNEEVNPVLMLCKYIIIPRNGCLFVDRPEQYGGPVTYNTYEELEQAYFDKKLSPFDLKTGVTDGMAKTLAPVAEYFEAHPENRAALQKVLEGLTKLR; encoded by the coding sequence ATGAATGTAGACGAAAAGCTGGCCTTGGTCACAAGGAACGCCGAAGAGCTCGTAACCGAAGAGGAACTCCGTGCTCTCCTCACGGAGAAAGAGGAGCCCACGGCATATATCGGATTCGAGCCCTCAGGCACCGTGCACCTCGGTTGGGTGCTAGTCGCACAGAAGATCAGGGATCTCTGCGATGCAGGATTCAAGGTCACCATCTTTTGGGCGGATTGGCACGCCTACATCAACGACAAGCTCGGAGGCAACCTTGAGAACATCAGGACCTGCGCCAGATACATGCAGGATTGCTTCATCGCTCTGGGCGTCCCTCAGGACAAGGTCGTCTTCAAGTACGCCAGCGAGCTATGCTCGGAGATCGAGTACTGGGAGAAGGTCATCAAAGTCGCGAAGGTCACATCCCTTTCAAGGGTCAAGAGGGCCATGACCATCATGGGAAGGTCCGAGGATGAGGCCGAGGTCGACGCTTCCAAGGTATTGTATCCCATCCTCCAGGCAACGGACATATTCTTCCTCAACTGCGATGTCGCGTACGCCGGTATCGACCAGAGGAGGGCACACATGCTCGCAAGGGACGCGGCCGATAAGCTGGGATGGAAGAAACCCATCGCACTTCACACGCCTCTGCTCCCAGGTCTTAAGGGCGGCAACAGAATGGATCCCATCGAGAACAAGATGTCGAAGTCCAAGCCCGAGGGCAACATCACGATCCATGATACCAAAGAGGACATCGCCAAGAAGATGAAGAAGGCCTACTGTCCGATGGATAAGCTGGATGCAGAGGGCAACGAAGAGGTGAACCCCGTCCTCATGCTGTGCAAGTACATTATCATCCCCAGGAACGGATGTCTCTTCGTGGACCGTCCCGAGCAGTACGGCGGACCGGTCACCTACAACACCTACGAGGAATTGGAGCAGGCATACTTCGACAAGAAGCTCTCGCCATTCGATCTCAAGACGGGTGTCACTGACGGAATGGCCAAGACACTGGCTCCCGTCGCAGAATACTTCGAGGCACACCCTGAGAACCGTGCGGCTCTCCAGAAGGTCCTCGAGGGACTCACCAAGCTCAGGTGA